Proteins encoded in a region of the Solanum dulcamara chromosome 9, daSolDulc1.2, whole genome shotgun sequence genome:
- the LOC129904122 gene encoding replication factor C subunit 2 isoform X1, whose amino-acid sequence MAPVMQSSQPWVEKYRPKQVKDVAHQDEVVRVLTNTLETSNCPHMLFYGPPGTGKTTTALAIAHQLFGPELYKSRVLELNASDDRGINVVRTKIKNFAAVAVGSNRQSGYPCPPFKIIILDEADSMTQDAQNALRRTMETYSKVTRFFFICNYISRIIEPLASRCAKFRFKPLTEEIMGSRILHICKEEGLNLDSEALSALSSISQGDLRRAITYLQSAARLFGSSISAKDLISVSGVIPNEVVQAIFSACRSGNFDLANKEVNNVVADGYPVSQMLYQLYDIVVDADDISDEQKARICKKFAEADKCLVDGADEYLQLLNVASTTMQALSNMPQEMAF is encoded by the exons ATGGCGCCAGTTATGCAAAGCTCTCAGCCATGGGTCGAGAAATA TCGACCGAAGCAAGTGAAGGACGTAGCTCACCAGGATGAGGTCGTTCGAGTCCTCACAAACACTCTCGAGACCTCTAAC TGCCCGCATATGTTGTTTTATGGTCCTCCTGGAACTGGAAAGACGACCACTGCTCTTGCCATTGCCCATCAGCTTTTTGG ACCTGAGCTGTATAAGTCAAGGGTATTGGAGCTAAATGCTAGTGATGACCGTGGTATCAATGTAGTTCGCACAAAAATTAAGAACTTTGCTGCTGTTGCTGTAGGTTCTAATCGGCAAAG TGGTTATCCTTGCCCACCTTTTAAGATCATAATCCTTGATGAAGCAGATTCAATGACTCAAGATGCTCAA AATGCCTTGCGACGCACTATGGAGACATATTCAAAAGTTACAAGATTCTTCTTCATTTGTAATTACATTAGCAG GATCATAGAGCCACTCGCTTCCAGATGTGCGAAGTTTAGATTCAAGCCACTTACTGAAGAAATAATGGGCAGCCGAATATTGCATATTTGTAAAGAGGAAGGTCTTAATCTTGATTCAGAG GCTCTTTCTGCCCTCAGTTCCATTTCTCAAGGTGATTTGCGAAGGGCTATTACATACTTACAA AGTGCTGCTCGGTTATTTGGATCTTCCATATCAGCAAAGGACCTAATTAGTGTGTCTGGG GTCATCCCAAATGAAGTTGTTCAGGCTATATTCTCAGCTTGCAGAAGTGGCAATTTTGACTTGGCAAACAAAGAAGTGAACAATGTCGTTGCAGACGGATATCCTGTTTCTCAGATGCTGTATCAG TTGTATGATATAGTAGTTGATGCAGACGACATTTCTGATGAACAGAAAGCAAGAATATGCAAGAAATTTGCTGAAGCAGACAAG TGTCTTGTTGATGGAGCAGATGAGTATTTGCAACTTTTGAATGTTGCAAGCACCACAATGCAAGCGCTTAGCAACATGCCACAAGAGATggcattttga
- the LOC129903250 gene encoding uncharacterized protein LOC129903250 gives MHEICPFPLHYIYIYTHKQSKNTSVGFSHFPPKRMEIEADESFKKAGAIPFKWEIRPGVPKLQLSHQQPISPSPDQQYLPLTKLDGTQQVAENNQSRPIPQITPRRLKPPPAADFNFQQPIAEPRTRSKRHVLNLLTRPVTGVASDGCFPSPMLRRATEKNTKISHKTGPEPDYLSDLETVSRWSVSSRKSISPFHDSLSSSFSSRESSPRRPVSDADWVGFALF, from the coding sequence ATGCATGAAATCTGTCCTTTTCCTcttcactatatatatatatacacacacaaacAGAGCAAAAATACAAGTGTAGGTTTCAGTCATTTCCCCCCTAAAAGAATGGAAATTGAAGCGGATGAATCATTTAAGAAGGCCGGAGCTATTCCATTTAAATGGGAAATCCGACCCGGAGTACCCAAGCTCCAACTTTCACACCAGCAACCAATATCACCATCGCCGGATCAACAGTACCTTCCATTAACCAAACTGGACGGTACACAACAAGTAGCTGAGAATAATCAGAGCCGTCCAATTCCACAAATTACCCCACGTAGGCTGAAACCTCCACCGGCAGCTGATTTCAATTTCCAACAACCAATTGCAGAGCCCCGGACCCGATCCAAAAGGCACGTGCTGAATCTGCTAACCCGACCCGTTACGGGAGTTGCCTCAGATGGGTGCTTCCCGTCTCCCATGCTGAGGCGAGCAACGGAGAAGAATACGAAGATAAGCCACAAGACTGGGCCCGAACCCGATTACTTGTCGGACCTAGAGACAGTTTCTCGATGGTCCGTGTCGAGCCGAAAGTCTATTTCTCCTTTTCATGATTCACTTTCCTCTTCGTTTTCCTCACGTGAGTCGTCGCCCCGACGGCCAGTGAGCGATGCTGATTGGGTTGGTTTTGCTCTCTTTTAG
- the LOC129904122 gene encoding replication factor C subunit 4 isoform X2, whose translation MAPVMQSSQPWVEKYRPKQVKDVAHQDEVVRVLTNTLETSNCPHMLFYGPPGTGKTTTALAIAHQLFGPELYKSRVLELNASDDRGINVVRTKIKNFAAVAVGSNRQSGYPCPPFKIIILDEADSMTQDAQNALRRTMETYSKVTRFFFICNYISRIIEPLASRCAKFRFKPLTEEIMGSRILHICKEEGLNLDSEALSALSSISQGDLRRAITYLQSAARLFGSSISAKDLISVSGVIPNEVVQAIFSACRSGNFDLANKEVNNVVADGYPVSQMLYQLYDIVVDADDISDEQKARICKKFAEADKELILKSPLQELW comes from the exons ATGGCGCCAGTTATGCAAAGCTCTCAGCCATGGGTCGAGAAATA TCGACCGAAGCAAGTGAAGGACGTAGCTCACCAGGATGAGGTCGTTCGAGTCCTCACAAACACTCTCGAGACCTCTAAC TGCCCGCATATGTTGTTTTATGGTCCTCCTGGAACTGGAAAGACGACCACTGCTCTTGCCATTGCCCATCAGCTTTTTGG ACCTGAGCTGTATAAGTCAAGGGTATTGGAGCTAAATGCTAGTGATGACCGTGGTATCAATGTAGTTCGCACAAAAATTAAGAACTTTGCTGCTGTTGCTGTAGGTTCTAATCGGCAAAG TGGTTATCCTTGCCCACCTTTTAAGATCATAATCCTTGATGAAGCAGATTCAATGACTCAAGATGCTCAA AATGCCTTGCGACGCACTATGGAGACATATTCAAAAGTTACAAGATTCTTCTTCATTTGTAATTACATTAGCAG GATCATAGAGCCACTCGCTTCCAGATGTGCGAAGTTTAGATTCAAGCCACTTACTGAAGAAATAATGGGCAGCCGAATATTGCATATTTGTAAAGAGGAAGGTCTTAATCTTGATTCAGAG GCTCTTTCTGCCCTCAGTTCCATTTCTCAAGGTGATTTGCGAAGGGCTATTACATACTTACAA AGTGCTGCTCGGTTATTTGGATCTTCCATATCAGCAAAGGACCTAATTAGTGTGTCTGGG GTCATCCCAAATGAAGTTGTTCAGGCTATATTCTCAGCTTGCAGAAGTGGCAATTTTGACTTGGCAAACAAAGAAGTGAACAATGTCGTTGCAGACGGATATCCTGTTTCTCAGATGCTGTATCAG TTGTATGATATAGTAGTTGATGCAGACGACATTTCTGATGAACAGAAAGCAAGAATATGCAAGAAATTTGCTGAAGCAGACAAG GAACTTATCCTAAAGTCTCCTCTCCAAGAGCTCTGGTGA